A region of Selenomonadales bacterium 4137-cl DNA encodes the following proteins:
- the cobT gene encoding nicotinate-nucleotide--dimethylbenzimidazole phosphoribosyltransferase: MKLLEETLAAIAPPDAGVMAKVQARLDSLTKPPGSLGRLEDIVRQYAGVTGEERPAIPRKCMVLAAADHGVARLGLSAYPIETTIHMTRNYLVSRGAGANALAKFSGADLVVVDVGIAGDMSDVPGLWHRKIAYGTADFTQGPAMTGDQAVAALEAGIEIVADRVGKGYRCFSIGEMGIGNTTSSAAIVAAFTGITPEQATGRGTGISDSRLATKIDAVRKGLAVNKPDPTDGLDVLAKVGGFEIGALAGAILGAAAKRCLVVIDGFNASAAALIATSLSPVAREYLLASHLSAEPAHTKMLERLGLEAYIDMGLRLGEATGASLAMDLLDAAIMMLAGMATFAEAGVCGDSREVCKSC; the protein is encoded by the coding sequence CAGGCTTGAGGATATCGTGCGCCAATACGCCGGCGTCACCGGCGAGGAGCGGCCGGCCATACCCAGGAAATGCATGGTGCTGGCGGCCGCTGACCACGGCGTCGCCCGGTTGGGGCTCAGCGCTTACCCGATAGAGACCACCATTCACATGACCAGGAACTATCTTGTTTCCCGGGGGGCCGGCGCCAACGCACTGGCTAAATTCAGCGGCGCCGACCTGGTCGTCGTTGATGTGGGGATAGCGGGCGATATGTCCGATGTTCCGGGGCTGTGGCATCGCAAGATTGCTTACGGAACGGCCGATTTTACCCAGGGGCCGGCCATGACGGGGGATCAGGCGGTCGCAGCGCTCGAAGCCGGTATCGAAATCGTTGCTGATCGGGTCGGTAAAGGTTATCGCTGCTTCAGTATCGGCGAGATGGGTATTGGCAACACGACCTCAAGCGCAGCCATAGTAGCCGCTTTCACCGGGATAACCCCCGAACAGGCCACTGGCCGGGGCACGGGAATCTCGGACAGTCGCCTGGCCACCAAAATAGACGCTGTCCGTAAAGGGCTGGCAGTCAATAAACCCGACCCAACCGACGGTCTCGATGTCCTGGCCAAGGTGGGGGGGTTCGAAATCGGCGCCCTGGCGGGCGCGATCCTCGGCGCGGCCGCCAAACGCTGCCTGGTCGTGATCGACGGCTTTAACGCCAGCGCCGCTGCGCTTATTGCCACTTCGCTATCGCCCGTCGCCCGCGAGTACCTCCTGGCGTCCCATCTCTCGGCCGAGCCGGCCCACACGAAAATGCTTGAGCGTCTCGGCCTTGAGGCATACATCGATATGGGTCTCCGCCTTGGCGAGGCGACCGGAGCGTCATTGGCCATGGATCTTCTCGATGCGGCGATCATGATGCTGGCCGGGATGGCTACTTTCGCCGAGGCGGGCGTCTGCGGCGACAGTCGGGAGGTCTGTAAATCATGCTAA
- the cobT gene encoding nicotinate-nucleotide--dimethylbenzimidazole phosphoribosyltransferase has protein sequence MLKDTIAAIGPLDETAMADCQLRIDNLTKPLGSLHGLERLAVLMAGITGRARPRDLVKHIILMAADHGVAAEGVSAYPREVTPQMVMNFCNGGAAINAFARHAGAQLILVDIGVAVELPPMPGLYREKVAPGTANIALGPAMTREQALRAIDVGIRMARVAVSKGAGVIGLGEMGIGNTTPSTAIIASYSERQHTELTGRGTGLSAAAIAHKADIIARALAVNRPDPADPLDVLAKVGGFEIAGLVGVILGAAAGRAAVVIDGIITSAAALLAVKLAPAAGRYLVGSHFSCEPAHREALKLIGLDAYLHLNMRLGEGTGAALGMRLIDAGLHVLNDMKTFGEAAVAVAQDGPGALRQSADIV, from the coding sequence ATGCTAAAAGATACGATTGCTGCGATAGGCCCTCTGGATGAGACGGCGATGGCTGACTGCCAACTGCGGATCGACAACCTGACCAAGCCCTTGGGAAGTTTACACGGCTTAGAGCGTCTCGCGGTCCTGATGGCCGGCATCACCGGACGGGCGAGGCCGCGGGACCTTGTGAAGCACATAATCCTCATGGCTGCCGACCACGGGGTGGCCGCCGAAGGCGTCAGCGCTTATCCGCGGGAAGTGACCCCTCAGATGGTGATGAATTTCTGCAACGGCGGCGCGGCCATCAATGCGTTCGCCCGCCATGCCGGGGCGCAACTGATACTTGTGGATATCGGCGTTGCCGTCGAACTCCCACCGATGCCCGGTCTTTACCGCGAGAAGGTCGCTCCCGGCACTGCCAATATCGCCCTTGGCCCGGCAATGACCCGCGAGCAGGCGCTAAGGGCGATCGACGTAGGCATAAGGATGGCCCGGGTTGCCGTGAGCAAGGGAGCGGGAGTCATCGGCCTGGGCGAAATGGGGATCGGCAACACTACTCCCAGCACGGCGATAATTGCCAGCTACAGCGAAAGACAACATACCGAGCTTACCGGCCGCGGCACCGGGTTGTCGGCCGCCGCTATCGCTCACAAGGCTGACATCATCGCCCGCGCCCTGGCCGTGAACAGGCCCGACCCCGCCGATCCGCTCGATGTGCTCGCCAAGGTGGGCGGCTTCGAGATTGCCGGACTGGTGGGCGTTATCCTCGGCGCCGCCGCCGGCCGGGCGGCGGTGGTTATCGATGGCATAATCACGAGCGCGGCGGCTCTACTGGCGGTGAAGCTGGCCCCCGCCGCCGGGCGGTACCTGGTCGGCTCGCATTTTTCCTGTGAACCCGCCCATCGAGAAGCCCTGAAGCTTATCGGTCTTGATGCTTACCTCCATCTCAACATGCGGCTGGGGGAGGGGACGGGGGCGGCTCTCGGCATGAGGCTGATCGACGCCGGGCTGCATGTGCTCAACGACATGAAGACGTTCGGCGAGGCGGCGGTAGCGGTCGCCCAGGACGGCCCCGGGGCGCTCAGGCAGAGCGCTGATATCGTATAA
- a CDS encoding L,D-transpeptidase family protein, whose translation MSGVFRQQPDSLQRLERRTGQAVVVRSDGGETTVADFVAWERRGDEWQPFLAAAAVIGRSGFISAAGKHEGDGGTPTGVYPLSLVFGYSATAATGMPYRQITADDCWVDDPASPQYNTWVSGKPQAASWEKMLRADGLYRYGVVVEYNTRPVIAGKGSAIFVHLWRGPGEPTSGCVAVAEVDLLKLIAWLAPEKNPVIVIGD comes from the coding sequence GTGAGCGGAGTTTTTCGGCAACAGCCTGATAGTTTGCAGCGCCTGGAAAGGCGAACCGGTCAGGCGGTAGTGGTGCGTTCTGACGGGGGAGAGACAACGGTGGCCGATTTTGTCGCCTGGGAGCGCCGAGGCGATGAGTGGCAGCCTTTTTTGGCGGCGGCGGCGGTCATTGGCCGGAGCGGGTTTATTTCGGCGGCCGGCAAACATGAGGGCGACGGGGGCACGCCGACTGGCGTATACCCCCTCAGTCTTGTTTTCGGCTATTCGGCAACAGCCGCCACAGGGATGCCATACCGCCAGATAACCGCAGATGACTGCTGGGTCGACGACCCTGCTTCGCCGCAGTACAACACCTGGGTGAGCGGCAAGCCTCAGGCCGCGTCGTGGGAAAAGATGCTCCGGGCTGACGGTCTATACCGCTACGGCGTCGTCGTGGAATATAACACTCGCCCCGTAATCGCCGGTAAGGGCAGCGCTATTTTCGTCCACCTCTGGCGGGGGCCGGGAGAGCCGACAAGCGGCTGTGTCGCCGTGGCCGAGGTCGATTTGCTGAAGCTTATCGCCTGGCTGGCGCCTGAAAAGAATCCGGTGATTGTAATCGGTGATTGA
- the pheA gene encoding prephenate dehydratase — MSIINALPASEPTVAYLGPRGTFSEEIALSFYRGVEGCFTPYERIDAVIRAVADGEAAEGIVPVENSLDGSVNITLDTLAHEVDLRVVKEMVLPIRHNLLARADTKHINVILSHPQALAQCRNYLREHYPGAELVAVESTAAAAYQVASGAKNTAAIGSLRAARLYNLAVPAVDIQDNPNNSTRFIVLARDAAAPAGPNCKTSVICQINGEKPGSLYEILGEFARRQVNLTKIESRPARTGLGLYIFFLDAEGSLEDGNVRAAVEAVRERSIWFKSLGSYPICLVKHKAE, encoded by the coding sequence GTGTCAATAATCAACGCTTTGCCGGCATCCGAGCCCACAGTCGCCTACCTCGGTCCCCGCGGCACTTTCAGCGAGGAAATCGCGCTCAGTTTTTACCGGGGAGTTGAGGGCTGCTTTACGCCGTACGAGAGAATCGATGCGGTGATTCGGGCCGTGGCCGACGGTGAGGCGGCCGAGGGCATAGTACCGGTGGAGAATTCCCTTGACGGCTCAGTAAACATTACCCTCGATACCCTGGCCCATGAAGTCGATCTCCGCGTCGTCAAGGAGATGGTGCTGCCCATCAGACACAATTTGCTGGCAAGGGCCGATACCAAGCACATCAATGTTATCCTTTCCCACCCCCAGGCGCTTGCTCAGTGCCGCAACTACCTGCGCGAGCACTACCCCGGCGCCGAGCTGGTCGCGGTCGAGAGCACGGCGGCGGCCGCCTATCAGGTGGCCAGCGGCGCTAAGAATACTGCCGCCATCGGCAGCCTGCGGGCAGCAAGGCTTTATAATCTCGCGGTGCCGGCGGTGGACATCCAGGACAACCCGAATAACAGTACGCGCTTCATCGTTCTCGCGCGCGACGCGGCGGCTCCGGCGGGGCCGAATTGCAAGACTTCCGTAATATGCCAGATAAACGGCGAGAAGCCGGGTAGTTTGTACGAGATTCTCGGTGAATTCGCCCGCCGCCAGGTCAATCTGACGAAAATCGAGTCCCGGCCCGCCCGTACCGGCCTCGGATTATATATTTTCTTCCTGGATGCCGAAGGCAGCCTGGAGGACGGGAACGTCCGCGCCGCGGTCGAGGCGGTCCGCGAGAGAAGCATTTGGTTCAAGAGCCTCGGTTCGTATCCTATATGCCTGGTGAAACATAAGGCCGAGTGA
- the aroF gene encoding 3-deoxy-7-phosphoheptulonate synthase: MVIVMRPDAVDGQVRHVVNRIEAAGLATCLSRGQERILIGIVGDKRLIATLPVEVFPGVEKVLPVTDSYKLASRQFRPASTVIDVGGVEVGGGRLVVMAGPCAVESRAQLLEAAEIAREGGAQFLRGGAFKPRTSPYSFQGLERQGLEYLAEAREATGLKIVTEVVDVTSVAMVAEYADVLQIGARNMQNFKLLQAVGQAGKPVLLKRGIAATISEWLHAAEYILSEGNYQVMLCERGIRTFEEYTRNTLDLSAVVAAKKLSHLPVVVDPSHGTGRRELVGPMAMAAVAAGADGLMVEMHPNPATALSDGPQSLNPEQYRELMAAVFSLADFLRPAV, translated from the coding sequence ATGGTAATCGTAATGAGACCCGACGCCGTCGACGGTCAAGTCCGCCACGTGGTCAACCGCATTGAGGCGGCCGGTCTTGCAACCTGCCTGTCGCGCGGACAGGAGAGGATACTGATCGGCATCGTCGGGGATAAACGGCTGATCGCAACTCTGCCGGTGGAGGTTTTTCCGGGCGTGGAAAAGGTTCTGCCGGTTACCGATAGCTATAAGTTGGCCAGCCGGCAGTTCCGCCCCGCATCGACGGTTATCGATGTCGGCGGTGTGGAGGTCGGCGGTGGACGCCTGGTGGTCATGGCCGGGCCGTGTGCCGTGGAAAGCCGCGCGCAGTTGCTCGAAGCGGCCGAGATAGCCCGCGAGGGCGGCGCTCAGTTCCTGCGGGGCGGGGCGTTCAAGCCGCGCACATCGCCGTATTCGTTCCAGGGGCTGGAGCGCCAGGGGCTGGAGTATCTGGCCGAGGCCCGGGAGGCTACCGGCCTGAAAATAGTAACCGAGGTCGTTGACGTGACCTCGGTGGCGATGGTGGCGGAATATGCGGATGTGCTGCAGATCGGCGCCCGCAACATGCAGAACTTCAAACTGCTGCAGGCGGTCGGCCAGGCGGGCAAGCCGGTGCTCCTCAAACGGGGGATAGCGGCTACCATCAGCGAATGGCTGCACGCCGCCGAATATATCCTCAGTGAGGGTAATTACCAGGTCATGCTCTGTGAACGCGGTATCCGCACTTTCGAGGAATACACGCGCAATACCCTGGATTTAAGCGCTGTCGTGGCTGCGAAGAAGCTCAGCCATCTACCGGTCGTGGTCGACCCAAGCCACGGCACCGGTCGCCGCGAACTCGTCGGGCCGATGGCGATGGCCGCCGTGGCCGCAGGCGCCGACGGTCTGATGGTCGAGATGCACCCCAATCCGGCGACGGCTCTTTCCGATGGGCCTCAGTCGCTAAATCCCGAACAATACCGGGAACTGATGGCGGCGGTGTTTTCGCTGGCCGATTTTCTCCGCCCGGCGGTGTAA
- a CDS encoding HD domain-containing protein, producing MTQRVTTRRTVQLHVDQLVPGMELSQDLVSGDGAVLAGAGTIVSSHTINKLRNWQITTVNIVSEASVNPIISREVEQFVNSYNKSVSVVQRAFSTLRDNQEVPLEAFTATADELASGVQAAGNVVDRLYDLPPCDDATFQHSVNVGVIAALIATWMNYPPEVVNAVSLAGLLHDVGKSQLPQAILHRTNLLPPNDYDHYKQHVRYGFELVKSLDLADSVKAGIAQHHERNDRSGYPLSLPGEKIHPYAKIVAVADIYDEALTINREPSTVYSPYSGLEMINDAKHRADPEICLLFSGRMLNFLSGNIVALNDGREARVVYLNSVSPSRSIVQLTSGAVLDLADDPELRIHHVIR from the coding sequence ATGACGCAAAGGGTGACCACCCGCCGGACGGTACAACTTCACGTCGACCAGCTCGTTCCGGGAATGGAACTCTCCCAGGACCTCGTCTCAGGAGACGGCGCCGTTTTGGCCGGAGCAGGCACCATTGTCAGCAGTCACACCATCAACAAGCTGAGAAACTGGCAAATCACAACTGTCAATATAGTCAGCGAAGCGTCAGTCAACCCTATCATCAGCAGGGAAGTCGAGCAATTCGTCAACAGCTACAATAAGTCGGTCAGTGTTGTGCAGCGGGCGTTTTCAACCCTGCGCGACAATCAGGAAGTCCCCCTGGAAGCGTTCACCGCCACCGCCGACGAACTGGCTTCAGGCGTGCAGGCTGCCGGCAATGTCGTCGACCGGCTTTACGACCTGCCTCCCTGCGACGACGCCACCTTCCAGCACAGCGTCAACGTCGGCGTCATCGCCGCCCTTATCGCCACCTGGATGAACTATCCGCCGGAAGTGGTCAACGCCGTATCCTTAGCCGGCCTGCTTCACGACGTCGGCAAATCCCAGCTCCCGCAAGCAATTCTTCATCGCACCAACCTGCTGCCACCGAATGACTACGACCATTACAAACAGCATGTCCGCTACGGCTTCGAGCTCGTCAAGAGCCTCGACCTCGCGGACAGCGTGAAAGCCGGCATCGCCCAGCACCATGAGCGCAACGACCGCAGCGGCTACCCTCTCAGCCTGCCGGGGGAAAAAATCCATCCATATGCCAAAATCGTCGCCGTCGCCGACATCTACGACGAGGCCCTCACCATTAACCGCGAACCGTCCACCGTTTACAGTCCCTATTCGGGCCTGGAAATGATAAACGACGCCAAGCACCGGGCCGACCCGGAAATATGCCTGCTTTTCTCCGGCCGAATGCTCAACTTCCTCTCCGGCAATATCGTCGCCTTAAACGACGGCCGCGAAGCCCGGGTCGTATACCTCAATTCGGTGTCGCCCTCGCGCTCGATCGTTCAGCTTACGAGCGGCGCAGTCCTCGACCTGGCCGACGACCCCGAGCTCCGCATCCATCACGTAATCCGCTAG
- a CDS encoding DUF362 domain-containing protein: MEKTENKREVFKLTAKVFFLPVTDGLPVPEQAAAMDKVYRAAGAETAIAAKDFVAIKLHVGEKKNTTHIKPELIKLLVDRVKDKGGVPFLTETSTLYKGERENAVKHILHAHRHGFGIDNVGAPFIMADGLTGNTEYEVAIDGELHKSVKVAREVMSADSLIAVSHPTGHPAAGLGACIKNLGMGLASRMGKMRQHSAMLPEVLTDKCRFCGKCIKWCPREAIIEKDGKAYIMTEKCIGCGECLAMCRFDAVSYDWGAESGFMQRSMAEHAFGAIAGKAGKCFFFNVMIDMTKDCDCFNVDQRKFIPDIGILASEDPVAIDKATLDLTAKAHGQSLAKMAYAKHDAMIQIEHAAKIGMGSLEYELIEVK; encoded by the coding sequence TTGGAGAAAACAGAAAACAAACGCGAGGTGTTCAAATTGACTGCCAAAGTGTTTTTTCTCCCCGTGACCGACGGTCTGCCGGTGCCTGAGCAGGCGGCTGCCATGGACAAAGTCTACCGGGCCGCCGGTGCCGAGACCGCCATCGCCGCCAAGGATTTCGTAGCCATCAAGCTTCATGTCGGCGAAAAGAAGAACACGACCCATATCAAGCCGGAGCTTATCAAGCTGCTTGTCGACAGGGTCAAGGATAAAGGCGGCGTCCCCTTTCTCACCGAAACTTCGACTCTCTACAAAGGCGAGCGCGAGAACGCCGTCAAGCACATCCTCCATGCCCACCGCCACGGTTTCGGCATCGACAACGTCGGCGCGCCCTTCATAATGGCCGACGGGTTGACCGGCAACACCGAATACGAGGTGGCGATTGACGGCGAACTGCACAAAAGCGTCAAAGTGGCGCGCGAAGTGATGAGCGCCGATTCGCTCATCGCCGTGTCCCATCCCACCGGCCATCCGGCCGCCGGTCTGGGCGCCTGCATCAAGAATCTCGGCATGGGTCTGGCGAGCCGCATGGGCAAGATGCGCCAGCACTCGGCGATGCTGCCAGAGGTGCTGACCGACAAATGCCGTTTCTGCGGCAAATGCATAAAATGGTGTCCTCGCGAGGCGATTATCGAGAAGGATGGCAAAGCGTACATCATGACGGAAAAATGCATCGGTTGCGGTGAGTGTCTGGCAATGTGCCGCTTCGACGCCGTCAGCTACGACTGGGGCGCGGAATCGGGCTTCATGCAGCGCAGCATGGCCGAGCACGCTTTCGGCGCCATCGCCGGCAAAGCGGGCAAGTGCTTCTTTTTCAACGTCATGATCGACATGACCAAGGATTGCGACTGTTTTAACGTAGACCAGCGCAAGTTCATCCCCGACATCGGCATCCTCGCCTCCGAAGACCCGGTCGCCATCGACAAGGCTACCCTTGATCTTACCGCCAAGGCCCACGGCCAGTCGCTGGCAAAAATGGCTTATGCCAAGCATGACGCTATGATCCAGATCGAACACGCCGCCAAGATTGGCATGGGTTCCCTCGAATATGAACTGATTGAGGTTAAATGA
- the ybaK gene encoding Cys-tRNA(Pro) deacylase produces MKTNAARILDGLKLAYKLIEYPVDESDLSAESVAAKVCMPPEQVFKTLVARGDRSGVILACIPGSFELDLKALAAVSGNKKVEMVPLKEVQQLTGYIRGGVSPIGTKKRYPTFFDETILVWPEISVSAGVRGCQMVLTPEDVLAAVGGKTGVIARAKT; encoded by the coding sequence ATGAAAACCAACGCCGCCCGGATTCTGGACGGGCTCAAGCTAGCCTACAAGCTCATAGAATATCCAGTGGACGAAAGCGACCTCAGCGCCGAGAGCGTAGCCGCGAAGGTCTGCATGCCGCCGGAGCAGGTATTTAAGACGCTCGTGGCCAGAGGAGACCGGTCGGGCGTGATACTGGCCTGCATTCCCGGTTCGTTCGAGCTCGACTTAAAGGCCCTGGCCGCGGTCAGCGGCAACAAAAAGGTCGAGATGGTGCCGCTGAAGGAGGTTCAGCAGCTTACCGGCTATATCCGTGGCGGCGTGTCCCCCATCGGTACCAAGAAACGGTATCCCACCTTTTTCGACGAGACCATCCTCGTCTGGCCGGAGATATCGGTGAGCGCCGGCGTGCGCGGCTGCCAGATGGTGCTGACTCCGGAGGACGTCCTGGCGGCGGTGGGCGGCAAGACCGGCGTAATCGCCCGGGCGAAAACATGA
- the thrC gene encoding threonine synthase: MLYHSTRGGREKLTAAAAIKTGIAPDGGLFVPEALPQTDNSYLATLTQLDYRQRAVSILEQFLADYSREEITACVDAAYGAAKFDHPAVAPVVTLDDSTHMLELWHGPTSAFKDMALQILPQLLTRALTKTGERAEIVILVATSGDTGKAALEGFRDVDRTRIVVFFPHEGVSEMQRLQMVTQEGGNVAVVAVRGNFDDTQAGVKRIFGDRSANEQFAAHGFKLSSANSINWGRLLPQIVYYFSAYADLLKMGSLSAGQLVNFVVPTGNFGNILAGYYAKLMGLPVNRLVCAANANNVLTDFLRTGVYDRRRCFHKTLSPSMDILVSSNLERLLYHVTGGDSAQVSAWMGQLNTNGVYRVEGEALAAIQETFWSDWADDRDTTAEIKAVYDRYRYLADPHTAVACRVLKSYRQATGDENAAVVVSTASPFKFNDSVLAALSGPEALAGKSAFAAARELSRLTGSPMPPSLAGLENKAVRHTDVCDPAGMKAMVERALLQE; the protein is encoded by the coding sequence ATGCTGTATCATAGTACCCGCGGCGGCCGGGAGAAACTGACGGCGGCGGCGGCAATCAAGACCGGCATCGCCCCCGATGGCGGCCTGTTCGTTCCCGAGGCCTTGCCGCAGACCGACAACAGTTATCTCGCGACGCTTACGCAGCTCGATTATCGGCAACGGGCCGTAAGCATTCTCGAACAGTTTCTCGCCGATTATTCGCGCGAGGAGATAACCGCCTGCGTGGACGCCGCCTACGGGGCGGCCAAGTTCGATCACCCGGCCGTTGCCCCGGTCGTCACGCTGGACGATAGCACGCACATGCTCGAACTTTGGCATGGGCCGACCAGCGCTTTCAAGGATATGGCGCTGCAAATCCTGCCCCAACTGCTGACGCGCGCGCTGACTAAGACCGGGGAAAGGGCCGAGATTGTCATCCTTGTGGCCACCTCGGGCGACACCGGCAAGGCGGCCCTTGAGGGTTTCCGGGATGTGGACCGGACCCGCATCGTCGTTTTCTTCCCCCACGAAGGGGTCAGCGAGATGCAGCGTCTGCAGATGGTCACCCAGGAAGGCGGCAATGTCGCCGTTGTGGCGGTGCGCGGCAATTTCGACGATACCCAGGCGGGAGTTAAGCGGATTTTCGGCGACCGTTCGGCCAACGAACAGTTTGCCGCCCACGGCTTCAAGCTGTCCTCCGCCAACTCCATCAACTGGGGACGGCTGCTGCCCCAGATAGTCTATTACTTCAGCGCTTACGCCGACCTGCTAAAAATGGGGTCGCTCTCCGCCGGGCAGCTAGTGAACTTTGTCGTACCCACCGGCAATTTCGGCAATATCCTTGCCGGTTATTACGCCAAGCTCATGGGGTTGCCGGTGAACAGGCTGGTTTGCGCGGCCAACGCCAACAACGTACTCACCGATTTCCTCCGCACCGGGGTATACGACCGCCGGCGCTGTTTCCATAAGACTCTCTCCCCTTCCATGGATATCCTCGTGTCCAGCAACCTGGAGAGGCTGCTCTACCACGTCACCGGCGGCGACTCCGCCCAGGTTTCGGCATGGATGGGACAACTGAATACTAACGGCGTTTATCGGGTGGAAGGAGAGGCGCTGGCCGCCATTCAGGAGACCTTCTGGTCAGATTGGGCCGACGACCGGGACACGACCGCCGAAATCAAGGCGGTATACGACCGGTATCGTTATCTCGCCGACCCCCATACCGCGGTTGCCTGCCGTGTCCTGAAATCTTACCGCCAAGCAACGGGCGACGAGAATGCCGCCGTCGTTGTTTCCACCGCTAGCCCGTTCAAATTTAACGATAGCGTTCTCGCGGCCCTCTCCGGCCCGGAGGCGCTTGCCGGCAAATCGGCCTTCGCGGCCGCCAGGGAGCTTTCCCGGCTGACCGGCAGCCCTATGCCGCCATCTCTGGCCGGGCTCGAAAATAAGGCGGTCAGGCATACGGACGTCTGTGATCCGGCTGGCATGAAGGCGATGGTCGAAAGGGCATTGTTGCAGGAATAG
- the pckA gene encoding phosphoenolpyruvate carboxykinase (ATP) produces the protein MDYDQKMLSKAGKVNYNLPVAVLAERTLLAGEGMLTASGALRVATGKYTGRSPNDKFVADSPATNGEIDWGNNKPISADKFARLYERMLDYAAGRELYVFDGFAGSGGERIAVRFINELAWQNLFVHQLFVRPDAPPADPRPDFTVICLPGFKADPARDGTNSEAFIILDFAARLVLIGGSQYAGEMKKSVFTYINYLMPKKGILSMHCSANIGAKGDTALFFGLSGTGKTTLSADPGRRLIGDDEHCWHDGGIFNVEGGCYAKCIKLKHETEPQIWEAIRFGAVLENVVVDEATREADFDSEAITENTRAAYPVDYIPGAVIPGVGGHPKTIVFLTADAFGVLPPVAKLSPEQAMYHFLSGYTSKLAGTERGITAPEATFSSCFGAPFLPLSPLAYAKLLGEKIAAHGTGVFLINTGWSGGPYGVGKRMSLPYTRAIVTAAIEGALDEVGYELDPVFNVQVPVSCPGVPAEVLKPRQTWADKAAYDKTAAELAARFVKNFVKFGKDVPPEITAAGPRG, from the coding sequence ATGGATTACGATCAAAAGATGCTCAGTAAAGCCGGCAAGGTGAACTACAACCTGCCTGTGGCGGTGCTGGCGGAGCGCACGCTTTTAGCCGGCGAAGGCATGCTGACCGCCAGCGGCGCCCTGCGCGTCGCCACCGGCAAGTACACCGGCCGCTCGCCCAACGACAAATTCGTCGCCGACTCGCCGGCGACGAACGGCGAGATCGACTGGGGCAACAACAAGCCCATCAGCGCCGACAAATTCGCCCGCCTCTACGAGCGGATGCTCGACTACGCCGCCGGCCGCGAGCTCTATGTCTTCGACGGCTTCGCCGGCTCGGGCGGCGAGCGGATCGCCGTGCGCTTCATCAACGAACTCGCCTGGCAGAACCTGTTCGTCCACCAGCTGTTCGTGCGACCCGACGCGCCGCCGGCCGACCCCAGGCCCGACTTCACCGTCATCTGCCTGCCGGGCTTCAAGGCCGACCCCGCCCGCGACGGCACCAACTCCGAAGCCTTCATCATCCTCGACTTCGCCGCCCGACTCGTCCTTATCGGCGGCAGCCAATACGCCGGGGAGATGAAGAAATCTGTCTTCACCTACATCAACTACCTCATGCCCAAGAAGGGCATCCTGTCGATGCACTGCTCGGCCAACATCGGCGCCAAGGGCGATACCGCCCTGTTCTTCGGCCTGAGCGGCACCGGCAAAACGACGCTGTCGGCCGACCCCGGCCGCAGGCTTATCGGCGACGACGAGCACTGCTGGCATGACGGCGGCATCTTCAACGTCGAGGGCGGCTGTTACGCCAAGTGCATCAAGCTCAAACACGAAACCGAGCCGCAGATCTGGGAGGCTATCCGCTTCGGCGCGGTGCTGGAGAACGTCGTCGTCGACGAGGCGACCCGCGAGGCGGACTTCGACAGCGAGGCGATCACCGAAAATACCCGCGCCGCCTACCCTGTCGACTACATCCCCGGAGCGGTCATCCCCGGCGTGGGCGGCCATCCCAAGACGATCGTCTTTTTGACCGCGGATGCGTTCGGCGTGCTGCCGCCGGTGGCGAAGCTTTCCCCCGAGCAGGCGATGTACCATTTCCTGTCAGGCTACACGAGCAAGCTGGCGGGGACGGAGCGGGGGATAACCGCGCCGGAGGCGACCTTCTCGTCGTGCTTCGGGGCGCCTTTCCTGCCGCTGTCGCCTTTGGCGTACGCCAAGCTTTTGGGCGAGAAGATCGCCGCGCACGGCACAGGGGTGTTCCTGATCAACACCGGCTGGTCGGGCGGACCGTACGGGGTGGGCAAGCGGATGTCGCTGCCTTATACGCGGGCGATCGTGACGGCGGCTATCGAGGGCGCGCTGGACGAGGTGGGCTACGAGCTTGACCCGGTGTTTAACGTGCAGGTGCCGGTTAGCTGCCCGGGGGTGCCGGCGGAGGTCTTAAAGCCGCGGCAGACGTGGGCGGATAAGGCGGCGTACGACAAGACGGCCGCGGAGCTTGCCGCGCGGTTCGTGAAGAATTTCGTGAAGTTCGGCAAGGATGTGCCGCCGGAGATTACGGCGGCCGGGCCGCGAGGCTAG